A part of Micromonospora chersina genomic DNA contains:
- a CDS encoding DUF3050 domain-containing protein, which produces MSRYDWGKTHPGIERLERAVTDRRDVVVKHPLYANLDTHDALVTFMEHHVFAVWDFMSLLKSLQRQLTCVTVPWIPTGPTGSRRLINDIVMVEESDELGDGYISHFELYVQGMREAGADTGAVDRLVDLLRAGRPVTAALAEAGVPAPSAAFAATTWRIIESTPVHCQAAAFAFGREDLIPEMFTQVVAVNERSNRLNTFVDYLERHIEVDGEQHTPMAMQMLADLCGDDDTKWQECADTVNAALAARAQLWDDILAAVKEGRPA; this is translated from the coding sequence ATGTCACGGTACGACTGGGGTAAGACGCACCCGGGCATCGAGCGGCTGGAGCGGGCGGTGACCGACCGCCGCGACGTGGTGGTCAAGCACCCGCTCTACGCCAACCTCGACACCCACGACGCGCTGGTCACGTTCATGGAGCACCACGTCTTCGCGGTGTGGGACTTCATGTCGCTGCTGAAGTCGTTGCAGCGCCAGCTCACCTGCGTGACCGTCCCGTGGATCCCCACCGGCCCGACCGGCAGCCGCCGCCTCATCAACGACATCGTCATGGTGGAGGAGAGCGACGAGCTGGGCGACGGCTACATCAGCCACTTCGAGCTGTACGTCCAGGGCATGCGGGAGGCCGGCGCCGACACCGGCGCGGTGGACCGGCTGGTCGACCTGCTGCGCGCCGGCCGGCCCGTCACCGCCGCGCTGGCCGAGGCGGGCGTGCCCGCGCCCTCGGCCGCGTTCGCCGCCACCACCTGGCGGATCATCGAGAGCACCCCGGTGCACTGCCAGGCGGCCGCCTTCGCCTTCGGCCGGGAGGACCTCATCCCGGAGATGTTCACCCAGGTCGTCGCTGTGAACGAGCGCAGCAACCGGCTCAACACGTTCGTCGACTACCTGGAGCGGCACATCGAGGTCGACGGCGAGCAGCACACCCCCATGGCCATGCAGATGCTCGCCGATCTCTGCGGCGACGACGACACGAAGTGGCAGGAGTGCGCCGACACGGTCAACGCCGCGCTCGCCGCCCGCGCCCAGCTCTGGGACGACATCCTGGCCGCCGTCAAGGAGGGGCGTCCGGCGTGA
- a CDS encoding SGNH/GDSL hydrolase family protein: protein MASAATLLIAGTPAVTASAGPTDTDSARHGRAEWAGTWAAAVTRGNTVGLTNTGLNNQSIRMTVQTTVGGDRLRVRLTNLYGEQAVKVGHATVARPDTATEDRSDIDPATVRDLTFQGSSSTTINKGAELLSDPLPYPVEEQEDLVVTLYFPVLTGPVTFHGQSRVTNFIGATDLTTAVTSPEFTRKIDCCWMFLSGIDVERRLSPGSVVVLGDSIGDGNGSTVNADRRWPDLLAERLIDARPEVRTPGVLNLSLSGNRLNHEGTEPGAGGFPGYYELGPNALARLNEDVFPQTGVRTVITHLGINDIWMNGDSAEAIIASLRQLNQQVEERGLTSLVGTITPYEGNGGPGVWTEEKEATRQAVNTWLRGAGAAEFDGVLDFDAVLRDPTHPSRLLPAYDAGDHIHPNDAGAQAMADAVPLRLLGL, encoded by the coding sequence ATAGCTTCCGCCGCAACCCTGCTGATCGCGGGCACCCCCGCGGTCACCGCGAGCGCCGGCCCCACCGACACCGACAGCGCCCGGCACGGGCGCGCGGAGTGGGCCGGCACCTGGGCCGCCGCGGTGACCCGCGGGAACACCGTCGGCCTGACCAACACCGGCCTGAACAACCAGAGCATCCGGATGACCGTGCAGACCACCGTGGGCGGCGACCGGCTCCGGGTCCGGCTCACCAACCTCTACGGCGAGCAGGCCGTCAAGGTCGGTCACGCCACTGTCGCCCGGCCGGACACCGCCACCGAGGACCGGTCCGACATCGACCCGGCCACCGTCCGGGACCTGACCTTCCAGGGCTCCTCCTCGACGACCATCAACAAGGGCGCCGAGCTGCTCAGCGACCCGCTGCCCTATCCGGTGGAGGAGCAGGAGGACCTGGTGGTCACCCTCTACTTCCCGGTGCTGACCGGCCCGGTCACCTTCCACGGGCAGTCCCGCGTCACCAACTTCATCGGCGCGACCGACCTCACCACCGCCGTGACCAGTCCCGAGTTCACCCGCAAGATCGACTGCTGCTGGATGTTCCTCTCCGGCATCGACGTGGAACGCCGGCTCAGCCCCGGCTCGGTGGTGGTGCTCGGCGACTCCATCGGCGACGGCAACGGCAGCACGGTCAACGCCGACCGGCGCTGGCCGGACCTGCTGGCCGAGCGGCTCATCGACGCCCGCCCCGAGGTGCGTACCCCGGGCGTGCTCAACCTCAGCCTCTCCGGCAACCGGCTCAACCACGAGGGCACCGAGCCCGGCGCCGGTGGCTTCCCCGGCTACTACGAGCTGGGCCCGAACGCCCTGGCCCGGCTCAACGAGGACGTCTTCCCGCAGACCGGGGTGCGGACCGTCATCACCCACCTGGGCATCAACGACATCTGGATGAACGGCGACAGCGCCGAGGCCATCATCGCCTCGCTGCGCCAGCTCAACCAGCAGGTCGAGGAGCGCGGCCTGACCAGCCTGGTCGGCACCATCACCCCGTACGAGGGCAACGGCGGTCCGGGCGTGTGGACCGAGGAGAAGGAGGCCACCCGGCAGGCGGTCAACACCTGGCTCCGCGGCGCCGGCGCCGCCGAGTTCGACGGGGTGCTCGACTTCGACGCCGTGCTGCGCGACCCGACGCACCCGAGCCGGCTGCTGCCGGCGTACGACGCCGGGGACCACATCCACCCGAACGACGCCGGCGCGCAGGCCATGGCCGACGCCGTGCCCTTGCGACTGCTCGGTCTGTGA
- a CDS encoding SGNH/GDSL hydrolase family protein, translating into MGSTVTEATDPWCLRPGEAGELLRGHPWRRFVVLGDSVAEGMCEPVDGYPDLQWADRIGAELRAVRPELAYRNLGRRGLRAHEVRATQLAAALEFAPDLALVVCGGNDAFRPGYDPAAVDAELEAMVTALKGAGADVITVGMFDVSHSPAVPEPLRAGLSERMRRLSAHTGRLAERLGTLHVHLTDHPLVADPSLYSSDGRHGSARSDAIATAETLRVLSAHLHPSR; encoded by the coding sequence GTGGGATCGACGGTGACCGAAGCGACGGATCCGTGGTGCCTGCGCCCGGGTGAGGCCGGCGAGCTGCTGCGGGGGCACCCGTGGCGGCGGTTCGTGGTGCTGGGCGACAGCGTGGCCGAGGGCATGTGCGAGCCGGTCGACGGCTACCCGGACCTCCAGTGGGCCGACCGGATCGGCGCCGAGCTGCGCGCGGTGCGGCCCGAGCTGGCGTACCGGAACCTGGGGCGGCGCGGGCTGCGGGCGCACGAGGTGCGGGCCACGCAGCTCGCGGCGGCGCTGGAGTTCGCGCCGGACCTGGCGCTGGTGGTGTGCGGCGGCAACGACGCGTTCCGCCCCGGGTACGACCCGGCGGCCGTGGACGCCGAACTGGAGGCGATGGTCACGGCGCTGAAGGGCGCCGGGGCGGACGTCATCACGGTCGGCATGTTCGACGTGTCGCACAGCCCGGCCGTGCCGGAGCCGCTGCGGGCGGGGCTGAGCGAGCGGATGCGGCGGCTCTCCGCCCACACCGGGCGGCTGGCGGAACGGCTCGGCACGCTGCACGTGCACCTGACCGACCACCCGCTCGTCGCGGACCCGTCGCTGTACAGCAGCGACGGCCGCCACGGCAGCGCCCGCAGCGACGCCATCGCGACAGCGGAAACCCTCCGCGTCCTGAGCGCCCACCTGCACCCCTCGCGCTGA
- a CDS encoding class I adenylate-forming enzyme family protein, translated as MTDRPNYVHEALDLFAGFGDREALVGGGRRLTYPEVAAEVRGLAGALLRHGVRPGAAVLVMLGNTLEGPLLQLALHLLGCRSMWVAPVTSRREVDEFVALAGPDAFVHDPRDPLGAEIAAGLTGVPVLCLGPGGAGPDLTAPGGGPADLPAGAPAPESFLQTSGTTGTPKLVHHRESFYRQILALAADFRAAGFPLLRHLSHSPMWLASGQITTLFNLFTGGVLFLREQWDPAAFIRTVDAEKLTSTFVTPPMLYEVLDHPALDGADFSAMFMFNVGAGPAAPARLRQAIARFGPCLRIVYGLSEAVVICALPGLTEDPEHPERLRSCGRPYGDVAVEIRDDDGRVLPAGTDGEVWVRTKLSFAGYHGQPELTAETLVDGWVRTRDIGHLDDDGYLYLVDRLQDRILTRQRSWPIYSRPIEDVLAAHPEVRAAAVIGVPDPVAGELPHAYVVPAPGATVTGDELIALVTRELSDTWAPGAVEFLDALPLNRSAKVDKRALRARYAAAHPADAESLGSAIGSPA; from the coding sequence ATGACCGACCGGCCGAACTACGTGCACGAGGCGCTGGACCTGTTCGCCGGCTTCGGCGACCGGGAGGCGCTCGTCGGCGGGGGCCGCCGGCTCACCTACCCCGAGGTCGCCGCCGAGGTGCGCGGCCTGGCCGGCGCGCTGCTGCGGCACGGCGTACGCCCCGGGGCCGCCGTGCTGGTCATGCTCGGCAACACCCTGGAGGGGCCGCTGCTCCAGCTCGCGCTGCACCTGCTCGGCTGCCGGAGCATGTGGGTCGCCCCGGTCACCTCCCGGCGGGAGGTCGACGAGTTCGTCGCCCTGGCCGGCCCGGACGCCTTCGTGCACGACCCGCGCGACCCGCTCGGCGCGGAGATCGCGGCCGGGCTGACCGGCGTACCGGTGCTCTGCCTCGGGCCCGGCGGCGCGGGCCCGGACCTCACGGCCCCCGGCGGCGGGCCGGCCGACCTGCCCGCCGGGGCGCCCGCGCCGGAGTCGTTCCTCCAGACCAGCGGCACCACCGGCACGCCCAAGCTGGTGCACCACCGGGAGAGCTTCTACCGGCAGATCCTCGCCCTGGCCGCCGATTTCCGGGCGGCCGGCTTCCCGCTGCTGCGGCACCTGTCCCACTCGCCCATGTGGCTGGCCAGCGGCCAGATCACCACGCTGTTCAACCTGTTCACCGGCGGGGTGCTGTTCCTGCGCGAGCAGTGGGACCCGGCGGCGTTCATCCGGACCGTCGACGCCGAGAAGCTGACGTCCACCTTCGTCACCCCGCCGATGCTCTACGAGGTCCTCGACCACCCGGCCCTCGACGGCGCCGACTTCTCCGCCATGTTCATGTTCAACGTGGGCGCCGGGCCCGCCGCGCCGGCCCGCCTGCGCCAGGCCATCGCCCGCTTCGGGCCGTGCCTGCGCATCGTGTACGGGCTCAGCGAGGCCGTCGTGATCTGCGCCCTGCCCGGGCTCACCGAGGACCCGGAGCACCCGGAGCGGCTGCGCTCCTGCGGCCGCCCGTACGGGGACGTGGCCGTGGAGATCCGCGACGACGACGGCCGGGTGCTGCCGGCCGGCACGGACGGCGAGGTGTGGGTGCGCACGAAGCTGAGCTTCGCCGGCTACCACGGCCAGCCCGAACTGACCGCCGAGACGCTTGTCGACGGCTGGGTGCGCACCCGCGACATCGGCCACCTCGACGACGACGGCTACCTCTACCTGGTCGACCGGCTGCAGGACCGGATCCTCACCCGGCAGCGCAGCTGGCCGATCTACTCCCGGCCCATCGAGGACGTGCTCGCCGCCCACCCCGAGGTCCGCGCCGCCGCGGTGATCGGCGTGCCCGACCCGGTGGCCGGGGAGCTGCCGCACGCGTACGTGGTGCCGGCGCCGGGCGCCACGGTCACCGGCGACGAGCTGATCGCCCTGGTCACCCGGGAGCTGAGCGACACCTGGGCGCCCGGCGCCGTGGAGTTCCTCGACGCGCTGCCGCTGAACCGCTCCGCCAAGGTCGACAAGCGCGCCCTACGCGCCCGGTACGCCGCCGCCCACCCGGCCGACGCCGAGTCGCTGGGCTCGGCCATCGGCAGTCCGGCGTGA
- a CDS encoding thiamine pyrophosphate-dependent dehydrogenase E1 component subunit alpha yields MTDSDPVRLYRTVRLIRRFEERAIELVDAGEIVGGIHPYLGQEGVAAGVCAALRPADLVTGTHRGHGHVLAKGADPARMLAELCGRVTGLNRGRGGSMHAADFGVGVLGANAIVGAAGAILTGAVWARRRRGDDVVGVTFFGDGAVNEGMLLEAFNLAALWRVPVLFVCENNGYATTMPVEGAVAGTIAGRAAAFGMPAAAVDGQDPERVREVTAAAVARMRAGGGPELVEARTYRFDAHHTFEHRVRLDYRPPEEVAAGRSRDPVDMAAARLPAADRAAVDAEVEATLDAAVDFALASPVPDPATALDHLYASGLTARTGGG; encoded by the coding sequence GTGACCGACTCCGACCCGGTCCGGCTCTACCGGACGGTCCGGCTGATCCGCCGCTTCGAGGAGCGGGCGATCGAGCTGGTCGACGCCGGGGAGATCGTCGGCGGCATCCACCCGTACCTCGGTCAGGAGGGTGTCGCCGCCGGGGTCTGCGCGGCGCTGCGGCCGGCGGACCTGGTGACCGGCACCCACCGCGGGCACGGGCACGTGCTGGCCAAGGGCGCCGACCCGGCCCGGATGCTCGCCGAGCTGTGTGGCCGGGTGACCGGCCTCAACCGGGGCCGGGGCGGGTCGATGCACGCCGCCGACTTCGGCGTCGGGGTGCTCGGCGCCAACGCCATCGTCGGGGCCGCCGGCGCGATCCTCACCGGAGCGGTGTGGGCGCGCCGGCGGCGCGGCGACGACGTGGTCGGGGTGACCTTCTTCGGCGACGGCGCGGTGAACGAGGGGATGCTTCTCGAAGCGTTCAACCTGGCCGCGCTGTGGCGGGTGCCGGTGCTCTTCGTCTGCGAGAACAACGGCTACGCCACCACCATGCCGGTCGAGGGCGCTGTCGCCGGCACCATCGCCGGCCGCGCCGCCGCCTTCGGGATGCCGGCGGCCGCGGTCGACGGGCAGGACCCCGAGCGGGTACGCGAGGTCACCGCCGCCGCCGTCGCGCGGATGCGCGCCGGCGGCGGCCCCGAGCTGGTCGAGGCCCGCACCTACCGGTTCGACGCCCACCACACCTTCGAACACCGGGTACGCCTCGACTACCGCCCGCCCGAGGAGGTGGCGGCCGGCCGGTCCCGGGACCCGGTCGACATGGCCGCCGCCCGGCTCCCGGCGGCCGACCGCGCGGCGGTCGACGCGGAGGTCGAGGCCACGCTCGACGCGGCGGTGGACTTCGCGCTGGCCAGCCCGGTGCCGGACCCGGCCACCGCCCTCGACCACCTGTACGCCAGCGGGCTCACCGCCCGGACCGGAGGTGGCTGA
- a CDS encoding HAD family hydrolase, which produces MSGPVAGIVFDMDGTLIESHEVVPAAYRAAVLAGGGPERTDAEVIAGYSLGAPVDLLTHLLGRPATETDLAAYHGHLAALAERVTVYPGVAEVLAEVAARVPVGLFTGASHRAAEILLDRVGLLGRFAVVLGGDQVSRPKPAPDGVELACRRLGVPPGRAAYVGDSPLDLRAARDSGAVAVAAAWGHQYDPTEAADLSAARPGDLLALLG; this is translated from the coding sequence ATGAGCGGGCCGGTGGCCGGCATCGTCTTCGACATGGACGGCACGCTCATCGAGTCGCACGAGGTGGTGCCCGCGGCCTACCGCGCGGCGGTGCTGGCCGGCGGCGGGCCCGAGCGCACCGACGCCGAGGTCATCGCGGGCTACTCGCTCGGCGCTCCCGTCGATTTGCTGACCCACCTGCTCGGGCGGCCGGCCACCGAGACGGACCTGGCCGCCTACCACGGCCACCTGGCCGCGCTGGCCGAGCGGGTCACCGTCTACCCCGGGGTGGCCGAGGTGCTCGCCGAGGTCGCCGCCCGGGTGCCGGTGGGCCTGTTCACCGGCGCGAGCCACCGCGCCGCCGAAATCCTGCTCGACCGGGTCGGCCTGCTCGGCCGTTTCGCTGTCGTCCTGGGCGGCGACCAGGTGTCCCGCCCCAAGCCGGCGCCGGACGGCGTCGAGCTGGCCTGCCGCCGGCTGGGCGTGCCACCGGGCCGCGCCGCGTACGTGGGTGACTCGCCGTTGGACCTGCGGGCCGCCCGGGACAGCGGCGCCGTGGCGGTGGCCGCGGCCTGGGGCCACCAGTACGACCCGACCGAGGCGGCCGACCTCAGCGCGGCCCGGCCCGGGGACCTGCTGGCGCTGCTCGGCTGA
- a CDS encoding TetR/AcrR family transcriptional regulator, whose translation MSGAPRDPAEGDSAGRSIWTRPQRGARGPAPTHSRDEIVAAAVALADADGLGAVSMRAVAGALGMAAGSLYRHLSSRDDLLDLMVDSCVGELRPYPADDGTWLDQFLLLARRQLALHRRHPWLPDAIARPTVPGPNTLAYFDACVRLLQPVEAGVAAKFEAIAMVTGVVSLFARSAAATGTLTFDHVDLAAYPHLAAAFAAPPSAPPTQDLFERTLRSLLTGLLTPDRT comes from the coding sequence GTGAGCGGCGCACCGAGGGATCCGGCCGAGGGCGACTCCGCCGGACGGTCGATCTGGACCCGGCCGCAGCGCGGCGCCCGCGGCCCCGCCCCGACGCACAGCCGGGACGAGATCGTCGCCGCCGCGGTCGCGCTTGCCGACGCCGACGGGCTGGGCGCCGTGTCGATGCGCGCGGTCGCCGGGGCGCTCGGCATGGCCGCCGGGTCGCTCTACCGGCACCTGTCGTCCCGGGACGACCTGCTGGACCTGATGGTCGACAGCTGCGTCGGCGAGCTGCGGCCGTACCCGGCGGACGACGGGACCTGGCTCGACCAGTTCCTCCTGCTGGCCCGCCGCCAACTGGCGCTCCACCGGCGCCACCCGTGGCTGCCCGACGCCATCGCCCGCCCCACGGTCCCCGGGCCGAACACCCTCGCGTACTTCGACGCCTGCGTGCGCCTGCTGCAACCGGTCGAGGCCGGTGTCGCCGCGAAATTCGAGGCGATCGCCATGGTCACCGGCGTGGTCTCGCTCTTCGCCCGCAGCGCGGCGGCCACCGGCACCCTCACCTTCGACCACGTCGACCTGGCGGCGTACCCGCACCTGGCCGCCGCGTTCGCCGCACCGCCGTCGGCCCCGCCCACCCAGGACCTCTTCGAGCGCACCCTCCGCAGCCTGCTGACCGGCCTCCTGACCCCCGACCGGACCTGA
- a CDS encoding MFS transporter translates to MNPRRELYTLVGADLLSNLGTRISVVAIPWLVLETTGSPTRMGLVAAAETLPYMLSSALATPWADRFGVRRTSVAVDAASAAAMAVVALAPWLGFGTLLVLVAVAGGLRGIGDRVKHVLFKPAAERAGVPLIRLTSTYDGLTRGMTLFGAVLGGLLIDWVGVTRAIWIDAATFAACALLIGVLVRPPAPAQPAPRESYLRALRGGFAYLRTDRTLLTMLIVVSASNMFANASVAVWIPLWVDRVLGDPAGFGLLLGVFSAGALLGNLLFTVAGTRLPRGTTFAFGLALSGAPRLLALALSDDLVVVLVVTFVSGIAIAAVNPLLGAALYERVPAPLQTRVLGISGSVAFLGLPVGALLGGWSVAVLGLTPALLVMAVACLVLTVAPLLLNRPTADRPAAEPVASTPA, encoded by the coding sequence GTGAACCCGCGCCGGGAGCTGTACACCCTGGTCGGCGCCGACCTGCTGTCCAACCTGGGCACCCGGATCTCGGTGGTGGCCATCCCGTGGCTGGTGCTGGAGACCACCGGCAGCCCGACCCGGATGGGCCTCGTCGCGGCGGCCGAGACGCTGCCGTACATGCTCTCCAGCGCCCTCGCCACACCGTGGGCGGACCGGTTCGGGGTACGCCGTACCTCGGTCGCCGTGGACGCGGCGAGCGCCGCCGCGATGGCCGTGGTGGCGCTGGCGCCCTGGCTGGGGTTCGGCACGCTGCTCGTGCTGGTCGCCGTGGCCGGCGGGCTGCGCGGCATCGGCGACCGGGTCAAGCACGTGCTGTTCAAGCCGGCCGCCGAGCGGGCCGGGGTGCCGCTGATCCGGCTCACCTCCACCTACGACGGCCTGACCCGGGGCATGACGCTCTTCGGCGCGGTGCTCGGCGGGCTGCTCATCGACTGGGTGGGGGTGACCCGGGCGATCTGGATCGACGCGGCCACCTTCGCCGCCTGCGCGCTGCTGATCGGCGTGCTGGTCCGCCCGCCCGCGCCGGCCCAGCCGGCGCCCCGCGAGAGCTACCTGCGGGCGCTGCGCGGTGGCTTCGCCTACCTGCGCACCGACCGCACGCTGCTCACCATGCTGATCGTCGTCTCCGCGTCGAACATGTTCGCCAACGCCAGCGTCGCCGTCTGGATCCCGCTCTGGGTGGACCGGGTGCTCGGCGACCCGGCCGGGTTCGGCCTGCTGCTGGGGGTGTTCTCCGCCGGCGCGCTGCTGGGCAACCTGCTCTTCACCGTGGCCGGGACCCGGCTGCCCCGGGGGACGACGTTCGCGTTCGGGCTGGCGCTCAGCGGCGCGCCCCGGCTGCTGGCCCTGGCGCTCAGCGACGACCTCGTGGTGGTGCTCGTCGTGACGTTCGTGTCCGGCATCGCCATCGCGGCGGTGAACCCGCTGCTCGGCGCGGCCCTCTACGAGCGGGTGCCGGCGCCGTTGCAGACCCGGGTGCTGGGCATCTCCGGTTCGGTGGCCTTCCTCGGCCTGCCGGTCGGGGCCCTGCTCGGCGGCTGGTCGGTGGCGGTGCTCGGGCTGACCCCGGCGCTGCTCGTGATGGCGGTGGCCTGCCTGGTGCTCACCGTGGCGCCGCTGCTGCTGAACCGCCCGACGGCCGACCGGCCGGCCGCCGAACCGGTGGCCTCCACCCCGGCCTGA
- a CDS encoding dethiobiotin synthetase, producing the protein MQVAVCGPAEATPEELAAARRVGELLAARGVTVLCGGGGGVMAAVAAGARDRAGLVIGVRPDDGSAPGPVELSASVVTNMGQARNAILVWSADAVIAVGGSWGTLSEVALAMRRGGIPVVVLGGWRVVDADGVPVPGPTHAATPEDAVRLALD; encoded by the coding sequence GTGCAGGTGGCGGTGTGCGGGCCGGCGGAGGCGACGCCGGAGGAACTGGCGGCGGCCCGGCGGGTGGGGGAGCTGCTGGCCGCGCGCGGGGTCACGGTGCTCTGCGGCGGGGGCGGCGGGGTGATGGCCGCCGTCGCCGCCGGCGCCCGCGACCGCGCCGGCCTGGTCATCGGGGTACGCCCCGACGATGGCAGCGCCCCCGGCCCCGTCGAGCTGTCCGCCTCGGTGGTCACCAACATGGGCCAGGCCCGCAACGCGATCCTGGTGTGGAGCGCGGACGCGGTGATCGCCGTCGGCGGCTCCTGGGGGACCCTCAGCGAGGTGGCGCTGGCGATGCGGCGCGGCGGCATCCCCGTGGTGGTGCTCGGCGGCTGGCGCGTCGTCGACGCCGACGGCGTTCCGGTCCCCGGGCCGACCCACGCGGCCACCCCCGAGGACGCCGTGCGCCTGGCCCTCGATTGA
- a CDS encoding alpha/beta fold hydrolase — protein MQRITAPDGAGIVVHSTGSGPDLVVVHGGGVTIHEYRRLAARLADRFTVHLYNRRGRADAAPRREPYTVEQEIEDLGAVLAHTGARRAVGHSYGAFVVLRAALRLPLDRIAAYDAPLRLAGHGLPTTFLDPAEQAVRAGNTARALAIVGAAVNPHSPASKLPLAVRTAICRAFLRTEVGRTMGSLVGMTLAESRQIEAYEGPAEEYAGITAETLLISGAKAAPYFTEINDRLAAIIPKARTLRVPGSPHNGIAVAPPTLINPLTAFFTTPTSPAAQR, from the coding sequence ATGCAGCGGATCACGGCACCGGACGGCGCGGGGATCGTCGTGCACTCGACGGGCAGCGGACCGGATCTCGTGGTGGTGCACGGGGGCGGGGTGACCATCCACGAGTACCGGCGGCTCGCCGCGCGGCTCGCCGACCGGTTCACCGTGCACCTGTACAACCGGCGGGGCCGGGCCGACGCCGCGCCACGGCGCGAGCCGTACACGGTGGAGCAGGAGATCGAGGACCTCGGCGCCGTGCTCGCGCACACCGGCGCACGCCGGGCCGTCGGGCACAGCTACGGCGCGTTCGTCGTGCTGCGGGCCGCGCTCCGGCTGCCGCTGGACCGGATCGCCGCCTACGACGCCCCGCTCCGCCTGGCCGGGCACGGCCTGCCCACGACGTTCCTCGACCCGGCCGAGCAGGCCGTCCGGGCCGGGAACACCGCGCGGGCCCTCGCCATCGTGGGCGCGGCCGTCAACCCCCACTCCCCGGCGTCGAAGCTGCCGCTCGCGGTGCGCACCGCGATCTGCCGGGCGTTCCTGCGCACCGAGGTCGGGCGCACCATGGGCAGCCTGGTGGGGATGACGCTGGCCGAGTCGCGGCAGATCGAGGCGTACGAGGGACCGGCCGAGGAGTACGCCGGGATCACCGCCGAGACGCTGCTCATCAGCGGCGCCAAGGCCGCGCCCTACTTCACCGAGATCAACGACCGCCTGGCCGCGATCATCCCGAAAGCCCGAACCCTGCGCGTCCCCGGCAGCCCCCACAACGGCATCGCGGTGGCACCCCCAACCCTCATCAACCCCCTGACCGCCTTCTTCACGACCCCCACCTCCCCCGCAGCCCAGCGTTGA
- a CDS encoding MmcQ/YjbR family DNA-binding protein, with product MATWDDVRRIALALPETTERGSHDDLPAWRVRDKLFVWERPLRRADLDALGDAAPDGPILGARVPDLGAKEALLADDPEVYFTTPHFEGHPSVLVRLDRIGVEELTELVTEAWHARAPKRLAAAHRAEAG from the coding sequence ATGGCGACCTGGGACGACGTCCGGCGGATCGCGCTCGCCCTGCCGGAGACCACCGAGCGCGGTTCGCACGACGACCTGCCGGCCTGGCGGGTGCGCGACAAGCTCTTCGTCTGGGAGCGGCCGCTGCGTCGCGCCGACCTCGACGCGCTGGGCGACGCCGCGCCCGACGGTCCGATCCTCGGCGCCCGGGTGCCCGACCTGGGCGCGAAGGAGGCGCTGCTCGCCGACGACCCCGAGGTCTACTTCACCACGCCGCACTTCGAGGGCCACCCGTCGGTGCTGGTCCGGCTCGACCGGATCGGGGTCGAGGAGCTGACCGAGCTGGTCACCGAGGCGTGGCACGCGCGGGCCCCGAAGCGGCTGGCCGCCGCCCACCGGGCGGAGGCCGGATGA
- a CDS encoding alpha-ketoacid dehydrogenase subunit beta yields MPRLSYRRALTRALADEMTRDESVFLLGEDIRVAAANVTTGLLKKFGPERVLDTPLSEQAFTSFATGAALAGARPVIEFQIPSLLFLVFEQIVNHAHKFPLMTGGQCAVPVTYLVPGSGSRTGWAGQHSDHPYSLFAHVGVTTVVPATPADAYGLLVSAIRCDDPVVVFAPAGALDLRADVADLAPVPLGRGVVRRPGTDVTVVAVGHLVHDALAVADELAGQVSVEVFDPRTLYPFDWDGLLDSVSRTGRLVVVDDSNRSCGIAGEIIATVVERVPLAAPPRRVTRPDGAVLPFAPALDRAVQPGRDQLTAAIQLTCKDG; encoded by the coding sequence ATGCCCCGGCTCTCCTACCGCAGGGCGCTCACCCGGGCGCTCGCCGACGAGATGACCCGCGACGAGTCGGTCTTCCTGCTCGGCGAGGACATCCGGGTGGCCGCCGCCAACGTCACCACCGGCCTGCTGAAGAAGTTCGGCCCGGAGCGGGTCCTCGACACGCCCCTGTCGGAGCAGGCGTTCACCAGCTTCGCCACCGGCGCCGCGCTGGCCGGGGCGCGGCCGGTGATCGAGTTCCAGATCCCGTCGCTGCTCTTCCTGGTCTTCGAGCAGATCGTCAACCACGCCCACAAGTTCCCGCTGATGACCGGCGGCCAGTGCGCGGTGCCGGTCACCTACCTGGTGCCCGGCTCCGGCTCCCGCACCGGCTGGGCGGGGCAGCACTCCGACCACCCGTACAGCCTCTTCGCCCATGTCGGGGTGACCACCGTGGTGCCGGCCACGCCGGCCGACGCGTACGGGCTGCTGGTCTCGGCGATCCGCTGCGACGACCCGGTGGTGGTCTTCGCCCCCGCCGGGGCCCTCGACCTGCGGGCCGACGTCGCCGACCTCGCCCCGGTGCCGCTGGGGCGGGGCGTGGTGCGCCGGCCCGGCACGGACGTCACGGTCGTCGCGGTCGGGCACCTCGTGCACGACGCCCTGGCCGTCGCCGACGAGCTCGCCGGCCAGGTCTCGGTGGAGGTCTTCGACCCGCGCACGCTGTACCCGTTCGACTGGGACGGGCTGCTCGACTCGGTGTCCCGCACCGGGCGCCTCGTGGTGGTCGACGACTCCAACCGGTCCTGCGGGATCGCCGGCGAGATCATCGCCACAGTGGTCGAGCGGGTCCCGCTCGCCGCGCCGCCCCGCCGGGTCACCCGCCCGGACGGCGCGGTGCTGCCCTTCGCGCCCGCCCTGGACCGGGCCGTGCAGCCCGGCCGCGACCAGCTCACCGCCGCCATCCAACTGACCTGTAAGGACGGATGA